One Microlunatus soli genomic window carries:
- a CDS encoding solute symporter family protein: MITADLVPMIMPLQTQGRGLTIGLFLVVVLLTLAITIWASRQTKTAADYYAGGRSFSGLQNGLAVGGDYMSAASFLGISGSIALNGYDGFLYSIGFLVAWLVALLLVAELLRNSGKYTMADQLAYRMRQTPVRSAAATSTIVVSIFYLLAQMVGAGSLVGLLLGVESTTIKSLVIVGVGALMIIYVTFGGMKGTTWVQIVKAVLLMLGTLLITILVLAKFGFNLSELLGSAADKSGQGAAFLQPGLLYGKDLVGKFDFLSLGLALVLGTAGLPHILIRFYTTPTARAARKSVLWAIGLIGAFYLMTLVLGFGAAALVDTKEGSPVAESSGNVASPLLAQAVGGGEGSFGGAILLAFIAAVAFATILAVVAGLTLTSASSMAHDIYANVIKKGTATERGEMAVARLSAIGIGAVAILLAIFAQRLNIAFLVALAFALAASANLPALLFNLFWRRFNTTGAVFSIYGGLAVTLFLVIFSPVVSGTEKSLFPNADFAWFPLSNPGLISIPIGFLLGVIGTLIGKDDGSAGRYDELSVRALTGAGAEGASKH; the protein is encoded by the coding sequence ATGATCACTGCTGATCTTGTACCGATGATCATGCCGCTGCAGACCCAGGGACGCGGTCTGACGATCGGCCTTTTCCTGGTCGTCGTGCTGCTCACCCTGGCGATCACGATCTGGGCATCCCGGCAGACCAAGACCGCCGCGGACTACTACGCCGGCGGTCGCTCGTTCTCCGGATTACAGAATGGGTTGGCGGTCGGCGGCGACTACATGTCGGCGGCTTCCTTCCTCGGCATCTCCGGCTCGATCGCGCTGAACGGCTACGACGGCTTCCTCTACTCCATCGGCTTCCTGGTCGCCTGGCTGGTCGCATTGCTGCTGGTGGCCGAGTTGCTGCGCAACTCCGGCAAGTACACGATGGCCGATCAGCTGGCCTACCGGATGCGGCAGACTCCGGTACGCTCCGCCGCCGCGACCTCGACGATCGTGGTGTCGATCTTCTACCTGCTCGCCCAGATGGTCGGCGCCGGCAGCCTGGTCGGCCTATTGCTCGGCGTGGAAAGCACCACGATCAAGTCCCTGGTGATCGTCGGAGTCGGCGCGTTGATGATCATCTATGTCACGTTCGGCGGCATGAAGGGCACCACCTGGGTGCAGATCGTCAAGGCCGTGCTGTTGATGCTGGGGACGTTGTTGATCACCATCCTGGTGCTGGCGAAATTCGGCTTCAACCTCTCCGAGCTGCTCGGCAGTGCCGCGGACAAGTCCGGCCAAGGTGCGGCTTTCCTGCAACCAGGACTCTTGTACGGCAAGGATCTCGTCGGCAAGTTCGACTTCCTGTCACTGGGGCTCGCGCTCGTCCTCGGCACCGCAGGGCTGCCACACATCCTGATCCGGTTCTACACCACGCCGACCGCCCGAGCCGCCCGCAAGTCGGTGCTCTGGGCGATCGGTCTGATCGGCGCCTTCTATCTGATGACCCTGGTGCTCGGCTTCGGCGCTGCGGCGCTGGTCGACACCAAGGAGGGCAGCCCGGTCGCGGAGTCGTCGGGCAACGTCGCCTCCCCGCTGTTGGCCCAGGCCGTCGGCGGTGGCGAGGGATCCTTCGGCGGCGCGATCCTGCTGGCCTTCATCGCCGCGGTGGCCTTCGCCACCATCCTCGCGGTGGTCGCCGGATTGACACTGACCTCGGCCTCGTCGATGGCGCACGACATCTACGCCAACGTGATCAAGAAGGGCACCGCCACGGAGCGGGGCGAGATGGCGGTGGCTCGGCTGTCGGCGATCGGCATCGGCGCGGTGGCGATCCTGTTGGCGATCTTCGCCCAGCGGTTGAACATCGCCTTCCTGGTCGCCCTGGCGTTCGCGCTCGCGGCGTCGGCCAATCTGCCGGCGCTGCTGTTCAACCTGTTCTGGCGGCGATTCAACACCACCGGCGCGGTGTTCAGCATCTACGGCGGGTTGGCGGTGACGCTGTTCCTGGTGATCTTCTCCCCCGTCGTGTCCGGGACGGAGAAATCGCTGTTCCCCAATGCCGACTTCGCCTGGTTCCCGCTGTCCAATCCGGGGCTGATCTCGATCCCGATCGGCTTCCTGCTCGGCGTCATCGGGACGTTGATCGGCAAGGACGACGGCAGTGCCGGCCGGTACGACGAGTTGTCGGTACGCGCCCTGACCGGCGCCGGTGCGGAGGGTGCCTCCAAGCACTGA
- a CDS encoding pentapeptide repeat-containing protein, whose translation MDERVDEDVVDEDWYGNELSGMRFVDVRFSRVDFTEVRTGGLVFEDCRFANCKFNVSEHRSSSFVACTFARSSFFSATLDACKFSGSTFVDCVFQPITIIGGLWQGVTIRGTDLTKIKFAGADLRDADLSESDLTGADLSGCNLGHATLRNTQLAGADLTGAQLDAVDLRDAVLRDTKVDLNGAISVAAAYGAVLA comes from the coding sequence ATGGACGAGCGAGTGGACGAAGATGTCGTCGACGAGGACTGGTACGGCAACGAGCTGAGCGGCATGCGGTTCGTCGATGTCCGATTCAGCCGGGTCGACTTCACCGAGGTGCGGACCGGCGGCCTGGTGTTCGAGGACTGCCGGTTCGCCAACTGCAAGTTCAACGTGTCGGAGCACCGGAGCTCGAGCTTTGTGGCCTGCACGTTCGCCCGCAGTTCGTTCTTCTCCGCAACGTTGGATGCCTGCAAATTCTCCGGCTCCACCTTCGTGGACTGCGTCTTCCAGCCGATCACGATCATCGGCGGGCTGTGGCAGGGGGTCACGATCCGTGGCACCGACCTGACCAAGATCAAGTTCGCCGGCGCCGACCTGCGGGACGCCGACCTGTCGGAGTCCGACCTCACCGGTGCCGACCTGAGCGGCTGCAACCTCGGGCATGCCACCTTGCGGAACACCCAGCTGGCCGGGGCCGACCTGACCGGCGCTCAGCTGGATGCGGTCGACCTCCGGGACGCGGTGCTGCGCGACACGAAGGTCGACCTGAACGGCGCAATCAGCGTCGCCGCAGCCTACGGAGCAGTCCTGGCCTAG
- a CDS encoding efflux RND transporter permease subunit: protein MAPTISRRDGQQSATVSLTPTGDNLTAVNADVTEALDGLDLPSGAETELGGVSSDQADAFSQLGLALLVAIAIVYVVMVATFRSLIQPLILLVSIPFAAVGALLALVITDTPLGVPSLIGLLMLVGIVVTNAIVLIDLVNHYRAQGESVDDALIDGSRRRLRPILMTAIATIFALIPMSLGVTGGGVFISQPLAIVVIGGLLSSTVLTLILVPVLYKLVEGRRERKALAREAERHAREAEIAAQRAEEKRVAEAAEAARQAEIEAEQRAARPGLLRRLRRR from the coding sequence GTGGCGCCGACGATCAGCCGCCGCGACGGGCAGCAGAGTGCGACCGTCTCACTCACCCCGACCGGCGACAATCTCACCGCGGTGAACGCCGACGTCACCGAGGCTCTCGACGGGCTTGACCTGCCGTCCGGGGCCGAGACCGAGCTCGGCGGCGTCAGCTCCGATCAGGCCGACGCCTTCTCCCAGCTCGGGCTCGCGCTGCTGGTCGCCATCGCCATCGTGTACGTGGTGATGGTGGCGACGTTCCGCAGTCTGATCCAGCCGCTGATCCTGTTGGTCTCCATCCCGTTCGCTGCGGTCGGCGCCCTGCTGGCGCTGGTGATCACCGACACCCCGCTCGGTGTGCCGAGTCTGATCGGGCTGCTGATGCTGGTCGGCATCGTGGTGACCAACGCGATCGTGTTGATCGATCTGGTCAACCACTACCGGGCGCAGGGCGAGTCGGTTGATGATGCCCTGATCGACGGTTCCCGTCGACGGCTCCGGCCGATCCTGATGACCGCGATCGCGACGATCTTCGCGCTGATCCCGATGTCGCTGGGAGTGACCGGCGGCGGCGTGTTCATCTCCCAGCCGTTGGCGATCGTGGTGATCGGCGGCCTGCTGTCGTCGACCGTGCTGACGCTGATCCTGGTGCCGGTGCTCTACAAGCTGGTCGAGGGACGCAGGGAACGCAAGGCGCTCGCTCGGGAGGCCGAACGGCACGCCCGGGAGGCGGAGATCGCCGCCCAGCGTGCCGAGGAGAAGCGCGTTGCCGAGGCAGCCGAGGCGGCGCGGCAGGCCGAGATCGAGGCGGAGCAGCGGGCGGCTAGGCCAGGACTGCTCCGTAGGCTGCGGCGACGCTGA
- the acs gene encoding acetate--CoA ligase codes for MSDETLSNLLSEDRRFPPPADLASSANVTQATYDEAAADPEAFWAKQAGIVTWGTEPTQTLDWSNAPFAKWFADGTLNAAYNACDRHVEAGNGDRVAFHFEGEPGDSRSITYAELTTEVKKAANALLELGVKTGDRVAIYMPMIPEAAIAMLACARIGAPHTVVFGGFSADALASRITDCGCEVVITADGGYRKGKASSLKPAVDQALKQCPDVRNVLVVKRTGQDTEMTEGRDLWWADFVGKQAQEHTPENFPAEHPLYIMYTSGSTGKPKGILHTTGGYLVGTAYTHWATFDLKPDSDVFWTAADIGWVTGHSYLVYGPLVNGTTSVMYEGTPETPHQGRWWEIIQKYKVSILYCAPTAIRTFMKWGSDIPAKFDLSSLRVLGSVGEPINPEAYVWYRENIGGDKTPVVDTWWQTETGMHMITPMPGVTSGKPGAAMTPFPGVSIDVVNDEGQPVGNGEGGYLVITKPWPAMLRTLWGDDQRYVDTYWSRFQGLYFAGDGAKKDSDGDLWLLGRVDDVMNVSGHRMSTTEIESALVSHPKVAESAVVGATDDTTGQAIVAFVILRSEAGDGGPDVVKELRQHVSNEIGPIARPRQIMIVEELPKTRSGKIMRRLLRDIAENRELGDVTTLQDSTVMDLIKTNLTSAPSED; via the coding sequence GTGAGTGACGAGACCCTGTCGAACTTGCTGTCCGAAGACCGGCGGTTCCCGCCTCCGGCAGACCTCGCCTCGAGCGCCAACGTCACCCAGGCGACCTACGACGAAGCGGCCGCCGACCCGGAGGCGTTCTGGGCCAAGCAGGCCGGGATCGTGACCTGGGGCACTGAACCGACCCAGACGCTGGACTGGAGCAATGCGCCGTTCGCGAAGTGGTTCGCCGACGGCACGCTGAATGCCGCCTACAACGCCTGTGATCGGCATGTCGAGGCCGGCAACGGCGACCGGGTCGCGTTCCACTTCGAGGGCGAACCGGGTGACAGCCGGTCGATCACCTATGCCGAGCTGACCACCGAGGTGAAGAAGGCGGCCAACGCGCTGCTGGAGCTCGGCGTCAAGACCGGCGACCGGGTGGCGATCTACATGCCGATGATCCCCGAGGCCGCGATCGCGATGCTGGCCTGCGCCCGGATCGGCGCTCCGCATACGGTCGTCTTCGGCGGCTTCTCCGCCGACGCCCTGGCCAGCCGGATCACCGACTGCGGCTGCGAGGTGGTGATCACCGCCGACGGCGGTTACCGCAAGGGCAAGGCGTCCTCGCTGAAGCCGGCCGTGGACCAGGCACTGAAGCAGTGCCCGGATGTGCGCAACGTGCTGGTCGTCAAGCGGACCGGCCAGGACACCGAGATGACCGAGGGCCGCGACCTGTGGTGGGCCGATTTCGTCGGCAAGCAGGCGCAAGAGCACACCCCGGAGAATTTCCCGGCCGAGCATCCGCTCTACATCATGTACACCTCCGGCAGCACCGGGAAGCCGAAGGGCATCCTGCACACCACCGGCGGCTATCTGGTCGGCACCGCCTACACGCACTGGGCGACCTTCGATCTGAAACCGGACAGCGACGTCTTCTGGACCGCGGCCGACATCGGCTGGGTGACCGGGCATTCGTATCTGGTCTACGGCCCGCTGGTGAACGGCACCACCAGCGTGATGTACGAGGGCACGCCGGAGACGCCGCACCAGGGCCGGTGGTGGGAGATCATCCAGAAATACAAGGTGTCGATCTTGTACTGCGCTCCGACCGCGATCCGGACCTTCATGAAGTGGGGGTCGGACATCCCGGCGAAGTTCGATCTGTCCAGCCTGCGGGTGCTCGGCTCGGTCGGTGAACCGATCAATCCGGAGGCCTACGTCTGGTATCGGGAGAACATCGGCGGCGACAAGACCCCGGTGGTCGACACCTGGTGGCAGACCGAGACCGGGATGCACATGATCACCCCGATGCCGGGCGTGACGTCGGGCAAGCCCGGCGCGGCGATGACCCCGTTCCCCGGGGTCTCGATCGACGTCGTCAACGACGAGGGCCAGCCGGTCGGCAACGGCGAGGGCGGCTATCTGGTGATCACCAAGCCGTGGCCGGCCATGCTCCGTACGCTCTGGGGTGACGATCAGCGCTACGTCGACACCTACTGGTCACGCTTCCAGGGGCTGTATTTCGCCGGCGACGGTGCCAAGAAGGACTCCGACGGGGACCTCTGGTTGCTCGGCCGGGTCGACGACGTGATGAACGTGTCCGGTCACCGGATGTCGACAACCGAGATCGAGTCGGCACTGGTGTCGCACCCGAAGGTCGCCGAGTCGGCGGTCGTCGGAGCCACCGACGACACCACCGGCCAGGCGATCGTCGCCTTCGTGATCTTGCGCTCCGAGGCCGGTGACGGCGGGCCGGACGTGGTGAAGGAACTGCGTCAGCATGTCTCCAACGAGATCGGCCCGATCGCCCGACCGCGGCAGATCATGATCGTCGAGGAACTGCCGAAGACCCGTTCGGGCAAGATCATGCGGCGGCTACTGCGGGACATCGCCGAGAACCGCGAACTGGGCGACGTCACCACCCTGCAGGACTCGACGGTGATGGACCTGATCAAGACCAACCTCACCAGCGCCCCGTCCGAGGACTAA
- a CDS encoding YbjQ family protein: MIIVTTNEVPGYAIEAVLGEVMGMTVRSANFGANFSASFRAIGGGEVTEYTQLVYESRNEVMNRMWSEAQRRGANAIIGMRFDTGDIGQAFTEICAYGTAVVARPLGEGEQGATPQSIQQAGQRPSQPGQHQPNRPQPGPQGGQGFGRPQPGRPGFGGPPPMPQGGPPAPQPSGPAAPPPQGGPGAPPQGAPTARPHGGPAAQPQSPWQPVPPGTAQQPPNPARPEPARPEPARPEPARPEPSTAESSQYQARQDRGDETRAGREDPTQPPSGSSSAAAQQSAEPMPRPDAHGYSPQIPPPQDRP, encoded by the coding sequence GTGATCATCGTGACGACGAACGAGGTGCCCGGGTACGCGATCGAGGCGGTGTTGGGCGAGGTGATGGGGATGACCGTCCGCAGCGCGAACTTCGGCGCCAACTTTTCCGCCAGCTTCCGGGCGATCGGTGGCGGGGAGGTGACCGAATACACCCAGCTCGTCTACGAGAGTCGTAACGAGGTGATGAACCGGATGTGGTCGGAGGCCCAGCGGCGCGGCGCGAACGCGATCATCGGGATGCGATTCGACACCGGTGACATCGGTCAGGCGTTCACCGAGATCTGTGCCTACGGGACGGCCGTGGTCGCCCGCCCGCTCGGCGAGGGCGAGCAGGGCGCCACTCCGCAGTCGATCCAGCAGGCCGGTCAGCGCCCGTCCCAACCGGGTCAGCACCAGCCCAATCGACCACAGCCGGGACCGCAGGGCGGGCAGGGCTTCGGCCGTCCGCAGCCGGGCAGGCCAGGATTCGGCGGACCGCCGCCGATGCCGCAGGGCGGCCCGCCGGCACCGCAGCCGAGCGGGCCTGCAGCACCCCCGCCGCAGGGCGGTCCGGGGGCACCTCCGCAGGGTGCTCCGACGGCACGACCACACGGTGGACCGGCAGCACAACCACAAAGTCCGTGGCAGCCGGTGCCGCCGGGCACTGCTCAACAGCCGCCGAATCCCGCCCGACCCGAACCCGCCCGACCCGAACCCGCCCGACCCGAACCTGCCCGGCCCGAACCCTCGACGGCCGAGTCGAGCCAGTACCAGGCCCGGCAGGACCGGGGCGACGAGACCCGGGCCGGCCGGGAGGATCCGACCCAGCCGCCGTCGGGATCCTCATCGGCGGCGGCGCAACAGTCGGCCGAGCCGATGCCGCGCCCGGACGCCCACGGCTACTCCCCGCAGATCCCGCCGCCGCAGGATCGCCCCTAG
- a CDS encoding saccharopine dehydrogenase family protein, whose translation MNTEVWILGSTGRVGRAVAARLTDSGVPVVLCGRDSERLARLSSQLGNPSRVVAGSLTEVLAGLGQQAPAAVVNTVGPFPETAPQVLAACSPTTHYVDVANEPSAVSAVLDRDPAEDATRTVVTGAGFGVLGTESIAGRVCADRPPAASLRVDAIASVEGEAGRFGTALARSLLESIVLGGHQVEDGRLVPARFGDHPIELVTPDGDTVRTAGMPSGELIAAWRLSGARSVLAASNMAPSTLPVRIALRVGTALLQIPPVARFAVARLAAVRMPARPRPREHSWARARAQWADGEVREGWLRAPEGMAFTSAIIAEVVRRCVAGDSKPGAYTPVAAFGPELAEAAGAEFIFSESVGR comes from the coding sequence ATGAACACAGAGGTATGGATCCTCGGCAGCACCGGCCGGGTCGGGCGAGCGGTCGCCGCCCGGTTGACCGACAGCGGCGTCCCGGTCGTGCTCTGCGGACGGGACAGCGAACGCCTGGCGCGGCTGAGCTCCCAACTCGGGAACCCATCGCGGGTGGTCGCCGGCTCGCTGACCGAGGTACTGGCCGGATTGGGTCAGCAGGCACCCGCCGCCGTCGTCAATACCGTCGGTCCGTTCCCGGAGACGGCACCACAGGTGCTTGCCGCCTGCTCACCCACCACGCACTACGTCGATGTGGCCAACGAGCCGTCCGCTGTATCGGCCGTCCTCGACCGGGACCCGGCCGAGGACGCGACGCGGACCGTGGTGACCGGTGCCGGGTTCGGGGTGCTCGGCACCGAGAGCATCGCCGGCAGGGTGTGCGCCGATCGCCCACCGGCGGCGTCGTTGCGAGTGGATGCGATCGCCTCGGTCGAAGGAGAAGCCGGACGATTCGGTACGGCGCTGGCCAGGTCGCTGCTGGAGAGCATCGTGCTCGGCGGTCATCAGGTCGAGGACGGCCGGCTGGTGCCGGCCCGATTCGGCGATCATCCGATCGAACTGGTCACTCCCGACGGCGACACCGTACGGACCGCGGGGATGCCGAGCGGCGAGCTGATCGCCGCTTGGCGGCTGAGCGGGGCGAGGTCGGTGCTGGCCGCCTCGAACATGGCGCCGTCGACCCTGCCCGTACGGATCGCGCTGCGGGTCGGCACCGCGCTGCTGCAGATCCCGCCGGTCGCGCGGTTCGCGGTCGCCCGGTTGGCCGCCGTCCGGATGCCGGCCAGGCCGCGGCCGCGAGAGCACTCCTGGGCCCGCGCTCGGGCGCAGTGGGCGGACGGTGAGGTCCGGGAGGGCTGGCTGCGCGCTCCGGAGGGGATGGCGTTCACCTCGGCGATCATTGCCGAAGTCGTCCGTCGCTGTGTCGCCGGCGACAGCAAGCCCGGTGCCTACACGCCGGTGGCCGCCTTCGGCCCCGAGCTCGCCGAAGCTGCCGGGGCCGAATTCATCTTCTCCGAGTCCGTCGGCAGGTAG
- a CDS encoding TetR family transcriptional regulator, producing the protein MARWEPGAGERLQQAALDLFAEQGYEQTTVNQIAHRAGLTTRTFFRYFADKREVLFAGEEALPPMATQAITEPPAALSPLQVIEQALRSFSGTIFQGRSISYVRKRRAVIAADPSLRERELRKLADLRDAIGEGFRLRGLDDVAALLAAETALTVFTVSVRRWLGEGDSAAREPGEVDPTELEAFAKDTLEQLRALQ; encoded by the coding sequence ATGGCGCGTTGGGAACCGGGGGCCGGCGAACGGCTGCAGCAGGCGGCACTGGATCTGTTCGCCGAACAGGGCTACGAGCAGACCACCGTCAACCAGATCGCGCATCGGGCAGGCCTGACCACGCGGACCTTCTTCCGCTACTTCGCCGACAAGCGGGAGGTGCTGTTCGCCGGCGAGGAGGCGCTGCCGCCGATGGCCACCCAGGCAATCACCGAGCCCCCGGCCGCGCTGTCGCCGCTGCAGGTGATCGAGCAGGCACTCCGGTCGTTCAGCGGGACCATCTTCCAGGGCCGCAGCATCAGCTACGTCCGCAAGCGACGAGCGGTGATCGCCGCCGACCCCAGCCTGCGCGAACGCGAATTGCGCAAGCTCGCCGATCTCCGCGACGCCATCGGCGAGGGGTTCAGGCTCCGCGGCCTGGACGACGTGGCAGCACTGCTCGCCGCCGAGACAGCGCTGACCGTCTTCACGGTCTCGGTACGGCGTTGGCTGGGTGAGGGCGACAGCGCGGCTCGCGAGCCGGGCGAGGTCGATCCGACCGAACTGGAGGCGTTCGCCAAGGACACCCTGGAGCAGTTGCGCGCCCTGCAATGA
- the nhaA gene encoding Na+/H+ antiporter NhaA, protein MPDLPPLKDKLPKRRLFAAGAGRERRTVAEFLRDETVGGALMLAATVIALFWANLGHHSYEIFRTLHLGPLSLEHWAADGLLTIFFFVAGLELKRELTTGSLSRPADALVPIVAAVAGMAIPAAVYLAINLPTADGRPEGWAVPMATDIAFALAILAIVGRQLPASLRAFLLTLAIVDDLGAISVIAIIFTDSVNLLWLLGAAACVTLWWWLQRRRIDHWWIFLPLGVLAWICTLQSGVHATIAGVAVGLATRSRGDEVTSPAEAWEHRWRPISAAVAVPIFALLAAGVRVSGAGLLGLFREPLALGVVVALVAGKTIGVFGGAFLTARFTRAELAEDLRWSEVFSVAILAGVGFTVALLVSDLAFGTASAAAEQSKSAVLVGSLLAAVLATLSLSRRNRSRRRTRDPGPG, encoded by the coding sequence GTGCCCGACCTCCCACCCCTGAAGGACAAGCTGCCCAAACGTCGGCTGTTCGCCGCCGGCGCCGGTCGCGAACGCCGTACCGTCGCCGAATTCCTCCGCGACGAGACCGTCGGCGGCGCGCTGATGCTGGCCGCCACCGTGATCGCCCTGTTCTGGGCCAACCTCGGCCACCACTCGTACGAGATCTTCCGCACCCTGCACCTGGGCCCGTTGAGCCTCGAACACTGGGCGGCCGACGGGCTGCTGACGATCTTCTTCTTCGTCGCCGGGCTGGAACTCAAGCGCGAACTGACCACCGGCTCGTTGTCCCGGCCGGCGGATGCGTTGGTGCCGATCGTGGCGGCGGTCGCCGGGATGGCGATCCCCGCGGCGGTCTACCTGGCGATCAACCTGCCGACGGCCGACGGGCGGCCCGAGGGATGGGCGGTGCCGATGGCGACCGACATCGCGTTCGCGCTGGCGATCCTGGCCATCGTCGGTCGACAACTGCCGGCCAGCCTGCGCGCCTTCCTGCTCACCCTGGCCATCGTCGACGATCTCGGCGCGATCAGCGTGATCGCGATCATCTTCACCGATTCGGTCAACCTGCTCTGGCTGCTCGGCGCCGCCGCCTGCGTGACGCTGTGGTGGTGGCTGCAACGGCGTCGGATCGACCACTGGTGGATCTTCCTGCCGCTCGGCGTGCTGGCCTGGATCTGCACCCTGCAGAGTGGCGTGCACGCCACCATCGCTGGTGTCGCGGTCGGGCTCGCGACCCGTTCCCGCGGCGACGAGGTCACCTCGCCGGCCGAAGCCTGGGAGCATCGCTGGCGGCCGATCTCGGCAGCCGTCGCGGTGCCGATCTTCGCACTGCTCGCGGCCGGCGTCCGGGTCAGCGGCGCCGGCCTGCTCGGTCTGTTCCGCGAACCCCTCGCGCTCGGCGTCGTGGTCGCGCTGGTCGCCGGCAAGACCATCGGCGTTTTCGGCGGCGCGTTCCTGACCGCCCGCTTCACCCGGGCCGAACTCGCCGAGGACCTGCGGTGGTCGGAGGTCTTCTCGGTCGCGATCCTGGCCGGCGTCGGCTTCACTGTGGCGCTGCTGGTCTCCGATCTGGCGTTCGGCACCGCGTCCGCCGCCGCCGAACAAAGCAAGTCCGCGGTGCTCGTCGGGTCGCTACTCGCGGCCGTGCTCGCCACTCTCAGCCTCAGCCGGCGCAACCGGAGCCGTCGTCGGACCCGGGATCCCGGCCCGGGCTGA
- a CDS encoding phage holin family protein, with translation MTNTANSTPEQATSSTPTAPGVKDVFDKIKSDLQVLVKGEVELAVSELKPSAVNAGIGAGLFSGALYFVLNALILLFIAGSLAIWKWLDLPIALGFVIMAGVLIVVAGILGLIGYIRVKKVKPPQAAIDEGQRTADSVKAAIERGNAAASGKQIEGTVEPTPAVTADQTARR, from the coding sequence ATGACGAATACGGCGAACTCAACCCCCGAGCAGGCCACGTCATCGACTCCGACGGCTCCGGGTGTGAAGGACGTCTTCGACAAGATCAAGTCCGATCTCCAGGTGCTGGTCAAGGGCGAGGTCGAGCTCGCGGTCAGCGAGTTGAAGCCGTCCGCGGTCAATGCCGGGATCGGCGCCGGCCTGTTCTCCGGGGCGCTCTATTTCGTGCTGAACGCCCTGATCCTGCTCTTCATCGCCGGTTCGCTGGCGATCTGGAAATGGCTCGACCTGCCGATCGCGCTCGGCTTCGTGATCATGGCCGGGGTGTTGATCGTTGTCGCCGGCATCCTCGGACTGATCGGCTACATCCGGGTCAAGAAGGTCAAGCCCCCGCAGGCCGCCATCGACGAGGGGCAGCGCACCGCCGACAGCGTCAAGGCAGCCATCGAGCGGGGCAACGCCGCCGCCAGCGGCAAGCAGATCGAGGGGACCGTCGAGCCGACACCCGCCGTCACCGCCGACCAGACCGCCCGCCGCTGA
- a CDS encoding sensor histidine kinase: protein MSASAGLSRTGAGSSPGASPNVGLLPNIDPPYEGWSRPDPGPGGYRADLIAAVALCVAAVLTLPLYPWAGLTSPTDAPMWLELIWSGALCLPIAWRRRQPLLVAATVSAIFIAGGIAFGVSLFFHNIALFVAFYTVGAWEPNRARARWTRVIITAAMFVWLMISIFIYATGDAHQDEPAQTGPFSPLVSVAMIQLLTNAVFFAGAYYLGDRAFGQAVAQDALDRQSQELARERERSTAQAITLERVRIARELHDVVAHHVSVMGVQASAARMAIDRDHETARHALGNVEDSARSAISELRGILTTLRDPDGDSVPRSGLDGPSADDTTDRSASDAAATVGTRRLPELIGQANAAGLPTRLEVIGTRWPLSAVTDVNIYRIVQEALTNVRKHAGPHATADVRLRFYADQAEIEITNGGSIASLTGNRLTGAGLGQRGMRERVAASAGTIELGPLHRGGYLVRARMPLQPPATDPDPS, encoded by the coding sequence GTGAGCGCATCAGCCGGGTTGTCCCGTACCGGCGCCGGCTCGTCTCCCGGCGCCTCGCCGAACGTCGGCCTGCTGCCGAACATCGACCCGCCGTACGAGGGCTGGTCCCGCCCCGATCCCGGTCCGGGCGGGTACCGCGCCGACCTGATCGCCGCGGTCGCGCTGTGCGTGGCTGCCGTCCTCACCCTGCCGTTGTATCCGTGGGCGGGGCTGACCTCCCCCACCGATGCGCCGATGTGGCTCGAACTGATCTGGTCCGGTGCGCTGTGCCTGCCGATCGCCTGGCGTCGTCGGCAGCCGCTGCTGGTGGCGGCAACCGTGTCCGCGATCTTCATCGCCGGCGGAATCGCGTTCGGGGTGTCGTTGTTCTTCCACAACATCGCCTTGTTCGTCGCGTTCTACACCGTCGGCGCCTGGGAACCGAACCGGGCGCGGGCACGGTGGACGCGGGTGATCATCACCGCGGCGATGTTCGTCTGGCTGATGATCTCGATCTTCATCTATGCCACCGGCGACGCCCATCAGGACGAACCCGCGCAGACCGGACCGTTCTCCCCGCTGGTGTCGGTGGCGATGATCCAGCTGCTCACCAATGCGGTCTTCTTCGCCGGCGCCTACTACCTCGGGGATCGCGCGTTCGGCCAGGCTGTCGCGCAGGACGCGCTGGATCGGCAGAGCCAGGAACTTGCCCGTGAACGGGAACGCAGTACCGCCCAGGCGATCACCCTGGAACGGGTGCGGATCGCCCGCGAACTGCACGACGTCGTCGCCCACCACGTCTCGGTGATGGGCGTCCAGGCCAGCGCCGCCAGGATGGCGATCGATCGTGATCATGAAACCGCTCGGCATGCGCTGGGCAATGTCGAGGACAGCGCTCGGTCGGCGATCAGCGAGCTCCGCGGCATCCTGACCACCCTGCGGGACCCCGACGGCGACTCCGTACCGCGTTCGGGTTTGGACGGTCCGTCCGCCGACGACACGACCGATCGGTCGGCATCCGATGCCGCGGCGACCGTCGGGACCCGTCGGCTGCCGGAGCTGATCGGCCAGGCCAATGCGGCGGGCCTGCCGACCAGACTGGAGGTGATCGGCACCCGCTGGCCACTCTCCGCAGTCACCGACGTCAACATCTACCGGATCGTGCAGGAGGCGTTGACCAACGTCCGCAAGCATGCCGGGCCGCACGCTACGGCCGACGTCCGGTTGCGGTTCTACGCCGACCAGGCGGAGATCGAGATCACCAACGGCGGCTCCATCGCGTCACTGACGGGCAATCGGCTGACCGGCGCCGGTCTCGGCCAGCGCGGGATGCGGGAACGGGTCGCCGCCTCCGCCGGCACCATCGAGCTCGGGCCGCTGCACCGCGGCGGCTACCTGGTCCGGGCGCGGATGCCGCTGCAACCGCCGGCCACCGACCCGGATCCTTCGTAG